GAGGCTCTCGAAGAGGTAGAAGTCCGCGAACACCACCGAGAAGCGCTGCAGGTACGCCTCGCGGTTCTCGTCCGTCACGGGCCGGCCGTCCAGGAGCACCTCCCCCTCGGCGGGGGTGTAGAGCCCGGTCAGGAGCTTGGCGAGCGTGGTCTTCCCGCTCCCGTTCCCACCCACCCAGAAGACGATCTCTCCGGGGCGGAGGGTGAGGTCCACGGGGCCCAGGGTGAAGTCCCCCTCCCCCTCCCGGTGGTAGGTGTGCGTGACTCCCGCCAGCCGGATCTCGCGCCAGTCCGGCCCGGCCCCGTCGCCGCTCCCCGGGGCGGCGTGGAGCTGCAGTGGGCGGCCGACGCCGGGGAGGCCGAGCGACTCCACCTTGTGGAGCGACACCTGCGCGCGGGACAGGACCGGGAGTGTGTCCAGGATCAGCTCCAGCGGCGTCATCAGGTAGAGCAGCACCAGCGCGTACCCGGTGAGCGTCTGCAGCGGCGTGTCCCCCACGAGCGGGAGCAGGAAGACGATGGAGCCCACCAGGGCGAAGATCACCATCTGTCCCCACCCCGCGGCGGCGTCGAAGAGGGTGCCCGCCCGCACGGCGGTCCGGCCCTGCAGCGTCGCCGTGGTCTCCAGGCGCGAGATCAGCGCCTCGCGCCGGGCCGCGTGCAGCTTCAGCTCGCGGACTCCCGAGGTGAGGCCCTGCAGGTCCCTCCAGAGCCGGTCCGTCAGCTCCCGCTGCTCCCGCAGGTGGCCGATGCCGAGCCCCATCGGGATCCGGTAGGTCAGGATCCCGGCGGCGAGCAGGACCAGGATGCCGGCCAGCGCCAGCGGCGACAGCCACCCCAGGTAGACGAGGCACCCCGCGACGATGGCCCCCTGCACGAAGAGGAGGGGGAGCACCTGCAGCGCCCCGGCGATGGCCGCGATGTCCTCCGTGAGCATGGCGAAGAGGCGGGGGATCC
This region of Longimicrobiaceae bacterium genomic DNA includes:
- a CDS encoding cyclic peptide export ABC transporter, which codes for MTPLLHLLFRYSVRTVVFAALAGVLSGGANAVLLALANAALHHPRPWTDVALVGAFVTTCLLLPVLRAVSAYLLGTLGQRALKDLRVELGRKIAGAPLRQLESVGIPRLFAMLTEDIAAIAGALQVLPLLFVQGAIVAGCLVYLGWLSPLALAGILVLLAAGILTYRIPMGLGIGHLREQRELTDRLWRDLQGLTSGVRELKLHAARREALISRLETTATLQGRTAVRAGTLFDAAAGWGQMVIFALVGSIVFLLPLVGDTPLQTLTGYALVLLYLMTPLELILDTLPVLSRAQVSLHKVESLGLPGVGRPLQLHAAPGSGDGAGPDWREIRLAGVTHTYHREGEGDFTLGPVDLTLRPGEIVFWVGGNGSGKTTLAKLLTGLYTPAEGEVLLDGRPVTDENREAYLQRFSVVFADFYLFESLLGLDGSGLDERAAEYLRKLELAHKVTVRDGALSTTELSQGQRKRLALLTAYLEDRPIYLFDEWAADQDPVFKKLFYLELLPELKARGKTVVAISHDDHYYGVADRIVKLDYGQVEYDGDPEGLLQRAAGGPAVPARRAGAVV